DNA from Flavobacteriales bacterium:
ATAAAATGCTGAAACTGGCAAAGGTTTATGGAGCACAGAAGAACTACAGCAAAGCCAGATCAACAGCACAAGATGCTGCTGCCATGAAGGCTGGTTGGGGAGAGCCGTTCATCTACATTGGCGATCTCTATCTTGGCACATCTGCTAGCTGTGGCGACAATGCTTGTAACCAGAAATATGGTATTTGGGCTGCAGAAGATATGTTCGGAAAAGCAAAATCTGTTGACGGATCCATTGCTGATGAAGCCAACAAGAAAATTGCTTCCTGCAAAAAATACTACCCGACAACGAAAGATTGTTTCTTTTATGGCCTTCAGGCTGGAGACAAAGTAACCGTTGGTGGTTGGATAGGTGTTGAGACCACTGCCCGTTTTGTGGACTGATATCCAAAATCGAACTTTCAAAAAAAAGGTAGGAGAACGCTGGTTCTCTTGCCTTTTTCTTTTTGTACTCCTGTTCAGTAGCTGTGTGAACGACATGGAGGAAGTAAGTGCCATTGTGGAAACGGAGCTGAAACCGGTGGAAGTTGCAGAAGACATCCGCATCATTTATTCAGATTCTGCCATTTTGAAGGTGATTCTCGAAGCCAAGCACTTGGAGCGATTTTTAGGTGAAAATCCATACCTTGAAATGACTGACGGAGTGCATGTAAGGTTTTTCAATCCCGATGGAACGGTGGAATCTGAACTTCGCTCTAACTATGCCATCAGTTACCAGAATTCCGATGTTATGGAAGCAAAGGAAAATGTGGTAGTGGTAAATAAGAAGGGAGAAACGTTGAATACGGAACATTTGATCTGGGAAAAGAAGACGGAAAAGATCCGAACAGAAGAATTTGTGAAGATCACAACCGAGGATGAAGTTATCTTCGGCCACGGGCTCGAATCCAATCAGGATTTTACCAAGTATCGAATCAAAAAAATTAAAGGAACCATAAATCTGAAAGATGCTAAGAGTACTGAAGATCCTTGAAATGGCATGGCTGCTGATCGGGTTGTTCTCCATGATCATGGGCGCATACGAATTCAATCAAACTGGTTGGACTCATTCTAAGTGGTTTTTTGGCGGTGCGCTCATCGCTGGTGTGTTCTTCGCATTCAGAAGAAGGCAACGCCTCAAATTTGAGCAGTCCGAAAAGCAACAGGAAAACAAAGACAAGTGAGCTATCTGGTTATCATACTGATCTGTCTTGTGCTATCCGCCTTTTTTTCGGGCATGGAAATAGCGTTTGTATCTGCCAATAGATTCAAAATTGAGGTTGACCGTAAGAAAGGACATCTTTCCGGCTCCATCATTGGTGGTTTTCTAGAACAGCCCTCGCGTTTCATCAGCGCCTTGCTCGTAGGAAACAATATTGCGCTGGTCGTTTATGGTATTACGATGGCCAAAATCCTAGAGCCATGGATTAGGACGTTTACACCTTCCGAATCCATCATTCTAGTTGTACAGACCATTCTTTCTACGTTGCTGATTCTGGTTACCGCTGAATTTTTGCCGAAGGCATTTTTCAGAATAAACCCGAACCGGATGCTTGATCTTTTTGCAGTTCCTGCAAAGGTTTTCTACGTGCTACTTTATCCTCTTGTGTGGGTCATCGACCGTTTTTCCAAACAGATACTTTCTGCCTTATTCAAGGTCAAATTGAATGAGGAGAAAATGACTTTTGGCCGTTCTGATCTGGATGAATACGTGAATGAATTTACCGGAAGTGACGAAGAACATGAGGTAGACAGCGAGATTCAGATCTTCAGAAATGCGTTGAACTTCAGCGATATAAAGGTGCGTGAATGCATGATTCCGCGAACGGAGATCGTGGCGGTGGATATTGACACTGACATCGCTGACCTAAAAGCCAAATTGGTTGACACCGGTCTTTCCAAGATCTTGATCTATCGGGATGAGATAGACAACATCATCGGTTATGTACATTCATTCGAGCTTTTTCAACGGCCTAGCAGCATCAACAGCATTATCCGACCAATTAGCTTAGTGCCGGAAAGTACACGCGTGAAAGACCTTCTGAAACAATTTGGCCAACAGCGCAGAAGTGTTGCCGTGGTTCTGAACGAATTCGGTGGAACCGCTGGAATGATCACCGTAGAAGACATCATCGAAGAGATTTTCGGAGACATTGAAGACGAACACGACAAAGAAGACCTGACGGAAGAGAAATTGAGCGACAATCAGTATCGTCTTTCAGCCAGATTAGAGATTGATTACATCAATCAGGAATTCAATCTCGGACTTCCAGAATCTGATAATTATTCCACCCTTGCAGGCTTCATTATCGAACATCATCAGAGCATTCCCGCTTTGAATGAAGTAATTCGTGTAGGACCGTTTGAATTTACCGTCACACAAGTTGACAGTACCCGTATTGAAGAGGTTTTGCTCACCATTTTGGGCTGACCATACATTTGAACGAATGTTAATGGTATATTAACACCTCATCGCTGTAAGATGTCCAATTTTGCAGCGCAGACAAGCCAAAGATGAAGGATAACCCAACAATCTTAATTGTAGATGACGAGGAAGACATCCTCGAATTTCTCGAATACAATCTTAAGAAAGAGGATTTTGATGTTCATGTGGCCTCTTCGGGTAGAAAAGCCATTGATATCGCTCAAAAAGTCAGTCCAGATCTGATCATCTTGGATGTGATGATGCCCGACCTTGACGGCATAGAAACATGCAAAGAGCTGCGCGATCTTCCAGGATTGAAAAACACGCTGATCGCGTTCCTTACCGCAAGGAATGAAGACTATTCGCAAATTGCCGGTTTTGATGCTGGTGCAGATGACTTCATCAACAAACCAATTAAACCACGCGTGCTGATCAGCCGCATAAAAGCACTGCTGCGCAGAAACAATCCGCTTAACCAAAATCAGGTATTCGAAACCGAATCGGGATTGAAAATAGACCGCAACAAGTACGTAATTGAGCTTGGCGGAAAAGAAATCACGCTTCCTAAAAAAGAGTTCGAACTACTGGCACTTTTGGCTTCCAAACCTGGTCACGTCTTTACCCGCGACAACATTCTGAGCTCTGTTTGGGGCGCTCAGGTTGTAGTTGGCGACAGAACCATTGATGTTCACGTGAGAAAACTCCGAGAAAAGATCGGTGATAAGGCCATTAAAACCGTAAAGGGCGTAGGTTACAAATTCGAGCAGTAACTTTGGGCTAGTGAAAGGCCCTATTCAACGCAATCTTGTTTCCTCTGCCGCCATCGTTATTTCGGTAACGCTTACGGTTGTGCTTGGCATCGTAGACCTCTTTCTATTCGGAGATTTCAATCCGGTGCGTTCGGCCGTCATGCTGCTGATCACGTTAACTGCAAGTTTCCTTATGATCCGCTACGTGGTCAATCAGTTTATTTACGAGAAGATAAAACTGATCTACAAGACCATCCATAACCTTAAAACGCCCAAATCGCAGTTGAAAGGAATGTTGAAAGACGATGGCGATGCCTTAGAAACCGTGAACAAGGATGTGGTTTTATGGGCCGAGAACAAACAACAGGAAATTCAATCGCTGCTTGAGCAGGAAGAATACAGAAGGGATTTTCTTGGCAACGTTTCGCACGAACTCAAAACCCCGATCTTCAATATTCAAGGTTACATCCACACCTTGCTCGATGGAGGACTTGAGGATGAGGAAATAAATAGGAAGTTCCTGATACGCGCAGATAAAAGTGTGGAACGATTGATCTCTGTGGTTGAAGATCTGGACGTGATCTCACGATTGGAATCAGGTCGATTGGAATTGAATATTCAACGCGTAAATATTGTAGAGCTGGCCAAAGAGGTAATGGAAATGGAGGAAATGAAAGCCGATAAGCGCGACATTTCCATTCGTTTCAACGACCGCTACGACAAACCGATCTATGTAATGGCCGATGGCGATCAGATTCGTCAAGTGTACATCAACTTGTTGGACAACAGCATAAAATACGGGTCGAAGGATGGATCGATCAAACTCCGTTTCTACGACATGGACCAGAATATTCTTTGCGAGGTTGCTGATGATGGACCAGGAATTGACCCCAAACATTTACCTCGTCTTTTCGAACGTTTTTATCGCGTTGACAAGGCCAGAGACAGACATGCTGGTGGAACAGGTTTGGGACTTTCCATCGTGAAACACATTATGGATGCCCACAAGCAGACCATTAATGTGCGGTCGCTCACTGGAGAAAATTCGGGCACGACATTCTCATTTACGCTTAAGAAAGCGAAGTGATGAACGCGTCAATTTCAGCTTTGTAGGTTCCGCTGCTTTGGGTTTCAAACCCGCTGAAACCATCTTTAGCGTCCCACGCTTTTTGCAGATTGAACATGCTTTGTCGCATCATTTGATGTGTTCTATCTCGATGGTACTTGTTGGCCAGATACTCCTGTTCGGTCTGTCCGGGCGTAGGAACAAAAACAGCCTGCTTGCCCAAAGCCGCCAGATCCATAATGGTGGAATAGCCTGAACGGGAAACCACCAATCGCGCAGCGGCCATTTCCTGTTCCAACTGCGCAGCATTCAGATGCGATACGATTCTCACCTTCCCTTCCACTCTATCTACTGCTGCATCCGGTGTTCCCAAAACGGCAACTGCCGAACCATCAAACTTCTTCAACTGATTCAAAACCAATGTTTCGAATCGCGTGCGCTGCGGTTCTGGTCCTGAAATAATGACGAGAACATCCGTTCTCAGCTCAATATGCGATGCTTGAAACCGTGAAAGTGGACCAATGAACTTTCCATTTCTAGGAACAGGAAATCGATGAGATAGATCACCGGAAAGTCCGTTCACTTCCGAATCTGGAATCCACAGCACCGAAAACTTCCGCATGTAATCGACATGCATCCTATACAACATGAGCTCAAAAAAAGGAGCCTTGATCATGACCTGATGGGTCATGTAAACACAAGGAATCCTTTTGGTATGAAGTCCGAAGCGATTATCTGAAATGACGGCATCCAACTGTAGCTCATCAATCAGCTTATCAAGTTCAACATGTTCTTCCTTTATTCTTCTTAGAATGTGCGGGGTCGATTGGAACATTTTCCAAGCCATGCCGCTTCCTTCAGGATAGGAAATGTTGTAGCCTTCAAAATTGATGGATTCTACATTAGGAAATTCAGCCTTAAGAAGCGCCAGTGGCCTGCCAGATGCTGCAATAATGGGCTGATGTCCGGTATCCGAAAGATGACGGATAATTGGAATGCAGCGTGTTGCATGACCCAAACCCCAATCGAGAGGAGCTATTAATATCCGCTTGCCCATAATTATGTCGCAAAATGATAAAATTCGACCAGTGAATCACCTGATAGCCAAGAATAAACATTGGATGCGTGTACTTTTGTGCTCCCCTAATTCACATCATGCGAAAGTTAATTTTAGCCTTAATTGGCGTTGCGATTTGCAGCGTTGGTTACACCTATGCTCCATTCGGAACGGACACCACCAGCACAGAAGTAGCCGCACCTGCTTACCAGCGGGAAATGCAGTATAAAGGCCACACCAAAAAAACATACTATGTGGCCATGGATGACGGCATCCGATTGGCCGTTAACGTGTATTTACCGAAAGGATTGAAAGAAGGAGAAAAGATTCCGGGAATCCTTTTTCAAACGCGATACTGGCGTGGAGTTGGGCTGAAATGGCCCTTTTCAGGAATGGTGGATATTGTGCCACACACGGCCAATTTTCCCGTGTTAGAGCTTCCCAAATACGGTTATGGGCTTGTGACTGTTGATGTTCGTGGAAGCGGTGCCTCTGAAGGCGAGAAAACATTGACGCTTTGCGACATGCGCGAAGTGATGGACAGCAAGAACATGATCGATTGGGTGGTGGAACAGCCTTGGTGCAATGGAAACATTGGTGCCACAGGCGTTTCCTACATCGGAAATACGGCAATGTATGCGCTCTATAACGAACATCCGAACCTGAAAGCCATCGTTCCCACTTATTCCATTTGGGATATTTACGATGACGTTTCGGCACCTGGAGGCATTTACTTCCACCAATTCATTAGCCAGTATGGAGATTTCTGCGAAACATTGGATCAGAATATCATCCCAAAAACAAGAAAGTCTCCAGGCGCAAAACTTGCCTATGGTGTTGAGCGCGTGAAAGGGTATAGCAAAAAAGACATGGGGCAAATATGGTCGCAGCATACGTGCAACCATTACCACAGAACAGAAGGCGGAACTGCCGAATACATGGATGATGTGTTTACGCTGAACGGAAGTTTTCGGGTTCGAGATGTGATGTCGCCTCATCTGTTTGCCGACAGGATCAGAAATTCGGGTGCTGCCGTTTATTCTTGGAGCGGTTGGTGGGATGCAGCATTTTCGCACGCTGCCATCCGACAGTTCATCAACTTGGACAACGGACAGAATCGTTTGAGATTGGGCCCTTGGAACCATGGAGGCGGTGCTAACGTGAGCCCGACCATGGCCAACGCATCGCAACACGATGATGTGAAGGAGATTGTACGGTTTTTCGACTTCCATCTGAAGGGAATGGACAATGGCCTGGACAAATCGCCACGGATCTACTACTACACCATGGTAGAAGATGCATGGCATACAGCCGATGTTTGGCCTATTCCTGCAGAGCGGACGCCTTTGTTTCTTTCGTCAAATAGTGAAGCCAGTTGGACTGCCAATTCCACACAGGAAAGCTTTACCCCTTACACGGTTGATACTTCGCATGCAATTGGTGTTGACTGCCGTTGGAACTTCGATACATCGCACAATGGGGTTACGTACGCTAATGCTTCATCTGAGGATAGCATTACGGTAGTGTTCAGTGCACCGGTCCTTACCGAAGACATGGAGGTTACTGGTCACCCTATAGTGAGTCTTTATCTTAAAAGCAGTACGCCAGATGGTTCTGTATTTGCCTATTTAGAAGATGTGGATGAGAATGGAAACGTTTGGAAAGTGACCGATGGACAATTCCGTTTTGCGCACAGAAAACTGCAAGCAGATGCGCCATATTACAAAGACGTGGTTCCTTATCACAGCTACAAAAAAGCAGACGCTGAATTGATGGACACTACCAAAATCGAACTACTGACGTTCGATCTTCTACCTACGTCCCATCTCTTCAAAAAAGGACATCGCATTCAGATACGCTTAGCAGGTGTAGACACCTACAACTTCAAGAATCTGTATCCGAATGGTGGATCATGGGAAATTTACCATGATGCTGCTCATCCTACTGCTGTAGATCTGCCAGTAATTGATCGGAATTCCTCTATGGGAATGAAATGATCAAAGGGTTTTTGGCCCTTTGAGGAAATGGCTGACGGGTACTGCCAGCGCTGCTCCAATAATTGGGGCAGCGAAATAGACCCACAGATGCTGGAGATTCCCTGAGACCAACGCTGGCCCTAGCGATCGGGCCGGATTCATAGATGCACCAGAAATAGGACCCGCCAGTAATGCTAGCACAGCCACGGCTGCTCCAATGGCAATGCCTGCCAGTGTTCCAACTTCCTTTGAACCTGTTGCTACCATAATGATGATGAGCATGAGCAGGAAGGTGATGACCAATTCTAGCACAAAAGATTGCATTACACTACCTGAAACCAATGTAGTGGCCAAGGAAGTTGAGTCTGCCGGAAACAGATAAAGCAACAGGGCAGCTGCAGCAATAGAGCCAAGGCACTGCGCAGCAATGTATGGCGCCACTTCTTTGAAGGGAAACCTTCCCGATAGCCAGAATGCAATGGTGACGGCAGGATTTACATGAGCCCCCGAAACATCACCGAAGGAATATACTATGACCATAACCACTAAACCGAAAACAGTACAAATGCCTAGATGGCCAATGGCACCGCCAGTCAGATCGTTTACCACAACAGCACCGCAGCCTGTAAATACAAGCCCGAACGTGCCCAGAATTTCAGCTAGGAGTTTTCGCGTCATGGATTAAATGTAAGCGAAATCTTGAACAGAAAATAGATGGAACGGAAAGCGTCAAAAAAATTTGACGCCATGCAAATACGAATGCTCCTAAACGAACTTCTCGCCTTTGGTAGCCTTCACGTCATTCACAATTCGTTTTATCTGCTGCTCATCTTGCTGACGGCAGATCAGGAGAATGTCATCATTCTCTACCACGATCATGTCTTGCATGCCCTGCAACACCACCAATTTGTGCTTCGGAACATTCACAATGCAATTCTTAGAATCGTAAGTAAGCACGTTTCTTCCTTGAATGACGTGTCCTTCTTCGTCCTTATTCGAATATGAATACAATGAGCCCCAAGTTCCAAGATCGCTCCAACCGATATCTGCCGCAATAGTGAATACATTCTTGGCCTTTTCCATGATGCCGTAATCGATGGAAATGCTTTTGCATTGCATATAGGCGGTCTGGATGAATTTGTTCTCTTCTTCGGTGTTAAAGAGCTCAGCACCATCATTGAACAATTGAAACTCTTCTGGCATGTGTGTTTCAAATGCCTTCAAAAAGCTTGTTACAGACCAGATGAAAATACCAGCATTCCAAAGGAATTCACCGCTTTTCACCAGCTCTTCGGCCATGGCCAGATCGGGCTTTTCGGTAAAACTCTTGACCTTATGAACACCCTTATCATCTGGTTGCTCCTCAAACTGAATGTATCCGTAGCCTGTATCAGGTCGCGTTGGTGTTATGCCAAGGGTAATGAGCGAATCGTTCTTATCTACCTCCGCTAGTGCCTGGTTTACCAGATCTACATATTCATCATCCTTAAGGATAAGATGATCGGAAGGCGCTACCACCATACTTGCCTCTGGGTTCAAGGCTTTGATGCGAAAAGCAGCATAAGCAATGCACGGGGCCGTATTTCTCCGTGCTGGTTCCAGAAGTATCTGAGATGGTTGAATTCCTTCCAACTGCTGCTCTACAAGGTCTTTGTAATCAGCGTTGGTCACCACAAAAACATTCTCGGTAGGAACTACTTTTTTAGACCGTTCGTAGGTCTGCTGTAGCAACGACTGTCCTGTTCCAAGTATATCTATGAACTGCTTTGGATGTGGTGTACGGCTCATTGGCCAGAATCGGGAACCGACTCCACCAGCCATGATCACTACATAGTGATTCGAATTACGTTTGCTCATTTTTTAAATTGACCTAAGGCTTTTCTCAGGTTATCGATCACCACAGAAATGGATTCAATTTTCAGCGTACCTACGGATATTCTGAACCAAGGGCTTTGCCTCGAATCGCCAAAACAGTAGAACGGAACGATTCCGACCTTTGCTTCGGTAATGAGGAACATGGTAACGTCCTGCGCATCTTTCAGCAAGGTTCCGTCTTGTGTTGTTCTCCCGATCAGATCGATCTTTACGGTAAGATACATGGCTCCATCTGCCTGAATGGCATCTACAGGATAGCCCACCTCGCGCAGTGCAGAAAACCCGTTGTAAAGCTTGTTCACCCGTTCAGAGATCATATCCCTATGCTTCTGAATGGTAGCTTCCACTGCATCTGGGCGATTCAGAAAGGCTGCAGTAGCAATCTGTTCCGGCTTTGGCGACCATGCGCCAACATGACTTAGCAAGGCACGCATTTTACCGATCACCTTGTTCGGTCCAAATGACCAGCCAACACGAACGCCAGTAGCTGCAAATGCCTTTGATATGCCATCTACGAAAATGGTGTATTCGCGCATTTCAGGTCTAAGCGATACGGGATCGAAATGCTTGGTACCACCCAATGTGAGTGCACTGTAGATCTGATCGTAAAGAAGGTAGAGCGGTTTTTGACCGATTCTTCGCTTGTTCTCGGCAATGATCAGGTCGCAGATCTCTGTAAGACCAGCCTTGGTGAAGGATGTTCCTGTTGGATTGAGCGGAGAGCACAAGGCAATCAACGCTGCGCCTTCAACATGTGGTCCAATATCTTCTGCCGTTGGCAGAAACTTATTCTCTGGCCGCGATTCAATGACCACAGGCTCAGCAAAATTCAGGTATGTATAATGGTTGTTGTTCCAGCTTGGAACAGGAAAGATCACTTTATCTCCTTCATTCACGATGGCCCTGAAAATGGCGTAGATCAGCGGACGTGCGCCACCAGAGATGAGGATATCCTCTTTGTCGTAATCAAGGTTCTGTTGCGTTTGGATGTAATCACTTACTGATTTGCGCAACACTTCCATGCCATTGGCCTGCGGATAGTTGGTATGACCATCTTCGTAGGCTTTGATGATCTCGTTGAGCAAGCCTTTTGGCAGCGGATAGATCTTCGGGTCGAAATCTCCGATCGTAAGATTGGTGATATCCTCTCCGTTAGCAATACGCGCATTGATCTCGCCAGCAATTCTGATGATCTCAGAACCGACCAGATTCTCGGCCAGATCAGATACCATAATTGCTTGCTGTGTGATTGAGTTTGACATATGTTGAACCCTAAGAAGGAACGCGAAGATAATTATTATCGGGTGTCGGCACCGTTAGCTACAAAACCCTTGGTCATTCAGCTCCTAGGCACAGGAAATAGCAACCACAGAAGATTAAACTCCTGCTCCGATCACATTCCAGCTTCAATCATCAATTCCTTCAGTTCGGCAATGATCATGGCCGTGGCGCCCCAAACGATGTGACCATCCACTTTGAACGATGGCGTTTTGAGTTTGAATCCTGTGCTGAGCACT
Protein-coding regions in this window:
- a CDS encoding response regulator transcription factor — protein: MKDNPTILIVDDEEDILEFLEYNLKKEDFDVHVASSGRKAIDIAQKVSPDLIILDVMMPDLDGIETCKELRDLPGLKNTLIAFLTARNEDYSQIAGFDAGADDFINKPIKPRVLISRIKALLRRNNPLNQNQVFETESGLKIDRNKYVIELGGKEITLPKKEFELLALLASKPGHVFTRDNILSSVWGAQVVVGDRTIDVHVRKLREKIGDKAIKTVKGVGYKFEQ
- a CDS encoding mannose-1-phosphate guanylyltransferase, with amino-acid sequence MSKRNSNHYVVIMAGGVGSRFWPMSRTPHPKQFIDILGTGQSLLQQTYERSKKVVPTENVFVVTNADYKDLVEQQLEGIQPSQILLEPARRNTAPCIAYAAFRIKALNPEASMVVAPSDHLILKDDEYVDLVNQALAEVDKNDSLITLGITPTRPDTGYGYIQFEEQPDDKGVHKVKSFTEKPDLAMAEELVKSGEFLWNAGIFIWSVTSFLKAFETHMPEEFQLFNDGAELFNTEEENKFIQTAYMQCKSISIDYGIMEKAKNVFTIAADIGWSDLGTWGSLYSYSNKDEEGHVIQGRNVLTYDSKNCIVNVPKHKLVVLQGMQDMIVVENDDILLICRQQDEQQIKRIVNDVKATKGEKFV
- the lptC gene encoding LPS export ABC transporter periplasmic protein LptC, whose amino-acid sequence is MEEVSAIVETELKPVEVAEDIRIIYSDSAILKVILEAKHLERFLGENPYLEMTDGVHVRFFNPDGTVESELRSNYAISYQNSDVMEAKENVVVVNKKGETLNTEHLIWEKKTEKIRTEEFVKITTEDEVIFGHGLESNQDFTKYRIKKIKGTINLKDAKSTEDP
- a CDS encoding MIP family channel protein; this translates as MTRKLLAEILGTFGLVFTGCGAVVVNDLTGGAIGHLGICTVFGLVVMVIVYSFGDVSGAHVNPAVTIAFWLSGRFPFKEVAPYIAAQCLGSIAAAALLLYLFPADSTSLATTLVSGSVMQSFVLELVITFLLMLIIIMVATGSKEVGTLAGIAIGAAVAVLALLAGPISGASMNPARSLGPALVSGNLQHLWVYFAAPIIGAALAVPVSHFLKGPKTL
- a CDS encoding aminotransferase class I/II-fold pyridoxal phosphate-dependent enzyme produces the protein MMVSDLAENLVGSEIIRIAGEINARIANGEDITNLTIGDFDPKIYPLPKGLLNEIIKAYEDGHTNYPQANGMEVLRKSVSDYIQTQQNLDYDKEDILISGGARPLIYAIFRAIVNEGDKVIFPVPSWNNNHYTYLNFAEPVVIESRPENKFLPTAEDIGPHVEGAALIALCSPLNPTGTSFTKAGLTEICDLIIAENKRRIGQKPLYLLYDQIYSALTLGGTKHFDPVSLRPEMREYTIFVDGISKAFAATGVRVGWSFGPNKVIGKMRALLSHVGAWSPKPEQIATAAFLNRPDAVEATIQKHRDMISERVNKLYNGFSALREVGYPVDAIQADGAMYLTVKIDLIGRTTQDGTLLKDAQDVTMFLITEAKVGIVPFYCFGDSRQSPWFRISVGTLKIESISVVIDNLRKALGQFKK
- a CDS encoding hemolysin family protein, producing the protein MSYLVIILICLVLSAFFSGMEIAFVSANRFKIEVDRKKGHLSGSIIGGFLEQPSRFISALLVGNNIALVVYGITMAKILEPWIRTFTPSESIILVVQTILSTLLILVTAEFLPKAFFRINPNRMLDLFAVPAKVFYVLLYPLVWVIDRFSKQILSALFKVKLNEEKMTFGRSDLDEYVNEFTGSDEEHEVDSEIQIFRNALNFSDIKVRECMIPRTEIVAVDIDTDIADLKAKLVDTGLSKILIYRDEIDNIIGYVHSFELFQRPSSINSIIRPISLVPESTRVKDLLKQFGQQRRSVAVVLNEFGGTAGMITVEDIIEEIFGDIEDEHDKEDLTEEKLSDNQYRLSARLEIDYINQEFNLGLPESDNYSTLAGFIIEHHQSIPALNEVIRVGPFEFTVTQVDSTRIEEVLLTILG
- a CDS encoding CocE/NonD family hydrolase; the protein is MRKLILALIGVAICSVGYTYAPFGTDTTSTEVAAPAYQREMQYKGHTKKTYYVAMDDGIRLAVNVYLPKGLKEGEKIPGILFQTRYWRGVGLKWPFSGMVDIVPHTANFPVLELPKYGYGLVTVDVRGSGASEGEKTLTLCDMREVMDSKNMIDWVVEQPWCNGNIGATGVSYIGNTAMYALYNEHPNLKAIVPTYSIWDIYDDVSAPGGIYFHQFISQYGDFCETLDQNIIPKTRKSPGAKLAYGVERVKGYSKKDMGQIWSQHTCNHYHRTEGGTAEYMDDVFTLNGSFRVRDVMSPHLFADRIRNSGAAVYSWSGWWDAAFSHAAIRQFINLDNGQNRLRLGPWNHGGGANVSPTMANASQHDDVKEIVRFFDFHLKGMDNGLDKSPRIYYYTMVEDAWHTADVWPIPAERTPLFLSSNSEASWTANSTQESFTPYTVDTSHAIGVDCRWNFDTSHNGVTYANASSEDSITVVFSAPVLTEDMEVTGHPIVSLYLKSSTPDGSVFAYLEDVDENGNVWKVTDGQFRFAHRKLQADAPYYKDVVPYHSYKKADAELMDTTKIELLTFDLLPTSHLFKKGHRIQIRLAGVDTYNFKNLYPNGGSWEIYHDAAHPTAVDLPVIDRNSSMGMK
- a CDS encoding sensor histidine kinase, which produces MKGPIQRNLVSSAAIVISVTLTVVLGIVDLFLFGDFNPVRSAVMLLITLTASFLMIRYVVNQFIYEKIKLIYKTIHNLKTPKSQLKGMLKDDGDALETVNKDVVLWAENKQQEIQSLLEQEEYRRDFLGNVSHELKTPIFNIQGYIHTLLDGGLEDEEINRKFLIRADKSVERLISVVEDLDVISRLESGRLELNIQRVNIVELAKEVMEMEEMKADKRDISIRFNDRYDKPIYVMADGDQIRQVYINLLDNSIKYGSKDGSIKLRFYDMDQNILCEVADDGPGIDPKHLPRLFERFYRVDKARDRHAGGTGLGLSIVKHIMDAHKQTINVRSLTGENSGTTFSFTLKKAK
- a CDS encoding glycosyltransferase, which encodes MGKRILIAPLDWGLGHATRCIPIIRHLSDTGHQPIIAASGRPLALLKAEFPNVESINFEGYNISYPEGSGMAWKMFQSTPHILRRIKEEHVELDKLIDELQLDAVISDNRFGLHTKRIPCVYMTHQVMIKAPFFELMLYRMHVDYMRKFSVLWIPDSEVNGLSGDLSHRFPVPRNGKFIGPLSRFQASHIELRTDVLVIISGPEPQRTRFETLVLNQLKKFDGSAVAVLGTPDAAVDRVEGKVRIVSHLNAAQLEQEMAAARLVVSRSGYSTIMDLAALGKQAVFVPTPGQTEQEYLANKYHRDRTHQMMRQSMFNLQKAWDAKDGFSGFETQSSGTYKAEIDAFITSLS